The stretch of DNA tcttttaaatgtttaaagaaccttcactttatGTTGTCTGTAAGAGTAAATTGTGTACTTTAAATAATACTGTGTTACAACCACCAAGACTAGttaaaattaaatatgaaaaatagGTATACATTCTGTGATTTATACACACAGTGTAatcaaaaaacatttatttttctaGTATGAAAACAGGGTCAATCAAAATGTGCTGGTTACATTGATATGGGAATATGAGAACCTGTCTAAACGCATGCTGTACTTAGGTTTAGAAGAAACTGGCCCTTGAAGTTGCAGTGGTATCATTTCATATAGAATATTGTGTACTACTCTCTGTATCTAAATTAGAAGTGTGTTATTGTGGCAAACCTACCTACTTTTCTCATTTCTGATTTTGCAGATTCTTTGGCAGCAATCTCAAAGTTCTACCCATCCACAGTAATGTTGACATTGTCAAGGCAGTGCTGACTATTGCTAAAGTAAGTTTCACACACAGAATGCTCACATTTGGTTCCATTTCATTGACCACAGCTCATTATTCACTTTATATACCAAAATTATGTATTTGTCATGAGCTAGCTCTTTGTAAGGTTAGGAATGGTCACAATGCATACATATACATTTCAGGCCACCAGCAAACCCCATGTGGACAGCATACGGAATCGTATGGCTTTAGCTCGAGCTCAAATCATTGAACGTAGCCCAGTTTGGGAGGAACTAGATGACATGCAGGTATCGTTAGGAGGAACTAGATGACATGCATCTGCTGTGAGGATGTTTCTTTGTGTAATATAACTTTTTATATTATGTCACTTTTTTCAGTACTGCTTGATTATTATTTAAGTGCAAAtgattatatacaatatatagtaGAGATCCACAAGTAACAAAAAGCTAAATATACAAGATGTATTCATGTGTCAGTATTGTGTCAGATGTTTTGTGTCAGTATTCAGAACTCATTTGTTGCACTTCATTAGTACTTATTATaacaattttaaaaaatgcCTTTCCCGTTAGACTCTCTCCTCTATGATCTCCTCTATTCGGACCACAAGGCTCTCCATCAGGTCATACGTCACAAGTGCGCACTGTAGCACCTGTCAAagataaatactgtataatttcTTCTGTGTTTAGGATTATCAAACAATGCTGAATGTTTAATTTCATACATTACTGCTATTAGTAGAAATGTATTTACCTTGTCCTGTGCTTCAGGTGACATTCCGCCTAATGTTTCATTTTTTGCGACCATGGGTCGCATTGATTTCTCGCCTGAAGCTTCTTTGAATTCTGAAAGGGCAGAAATGTTCAGAGAGTTCAGAGAACAATAAAAATGGTATTTTAGAATACACTGTACAATGTGGTTTGTTAATTCAAGCTAAAACAATCTAATGAGGTAACAAGCAATTGAACTGGGTTTATGTAactaaaaaataagtaaaaatgaacccttacttaaatatatatttcatatatttaagTTCAAGAAATCCTGGTAAGTTACTTGTTACCACATTTAATGTTATATGTAATGATGTAATTTgtacatgtattttttattaatcactGTAGATCCCATATTCCTCCATCAAAATGTAATGACACTTAATGACAATTAGAATTGATTAATAATATCATCTTTCAAAATGCTCAGCTAGCTCAGATGCTGTGTACTTCTTCTtaggttagagctccaggctattgatgacagtgtttGGGGGTTAAATACCCGGgcttgacaagctgccactgttgagcccttgagcaaggtcccccccctctgctccccgggcattgcagcaatggctgcccatcgctTCAGGCACgttgctcactgtccactgtgtgtgttttactggtgtgtatgtgtgtgttcactgcacggatgggataaaagcagaagccaaattccatctttgtctgtcacaaatggtaaatatggttgtcttgtcttgtctgtaAATACATCACAATATGTAAACAGCAGGCATTATGATTTCCAGTTTACCCTTACTTTGTCAGTGGAAGCTTTCTTACCCCTCGCTTTGATCCTTTTTTCTTCATGAAGTCTCTTCAGCTCTGTCCCATAGTATGATTTTGACAtgctcaaacacacacgcagTATCTTTATGTAGTTCTCTGCAATGccacaaaggtctgtccatatagtggtcTGAAACAAATAAAATTGATAAGTAGATTAAAAGAACTCTTCTGTTGCCTCTATTGGTGTATtgttgaataataatataatacttgcagggttttttctctctttaatTAGTAGATATCTCAGAAGATTTAAGGACTCCATAATTCTAGAAGACAgaaacaaaatagaaatataagcaatgAGAACAGTTATAAGCAGATGCAGTGTAGAATGTGCTTGGTAATTAGTGATCAATGTCAGATCTGGTAGGTAAGTGAATTTAAATCAGTTTATGTTTTGCCCAACACCAGTAGCAGGTTTAAGTAATCAGAGACAGATTAGCTAGTGCAGAGTATGTCAATCACTCAAGTTGGTGTTATTTAGGAATGACACAGGATCTGCCCTTAAGCCTGGCCCTGCCTGCCATATGCCCATTGTTGCAGGGTCCTGGCTATTTTACTAGACTACACTCATCAATAAATGATTGTCAAGGCTGGATCATATCGTGTTAATAAAACATTCACTCAAAACAGGAGCAGGTGGCATACATGGAGTGCGTGTTCAGGCTTAGGTTACAATTTATGTAGTCTAGATGGTTTTACAGATGAGCATATCCATTCTAGTACTTCATGTCAACAGCACTGCCAAGTTATCACTTCAGAGCCATCTGATAATTCAAACATTGCACTACACCTCCCACTAGCTTATTTTCTTTGACACTCTCTGTGACTACTAAAGATGATGTGCAGTTTGTAATTGACAAAACTGATTGCTTACAATCTGTATGAAGACATGCACACTACAACAAAGCCATATCAGTTCTTAAACTATCTTTCTCTGCCGCCAATTCCCGAACATGTCCAAACAGGACGTTTACTACAGGCCAAGGCAAGAAAAGACTTATGAGTGATGACCGGTTAAAGCCAACTCATTTTGCCACATGAATGAATGGACATAATGTTAATAGCTTAAATTGAACTTTTATGGCATGAAATAAAGCTCCATAAGAAACGTGAAGCAAAAAATATATTGTCAATGTaactaaaaaaatgaaagaagtaTCTTTActttcagtgtaattcagtgtAAAAAGAGCCATTTCTATCactccattcattatgaaatttgaCAGCATATAAATCACAACTACCAGATTAACTTGGGAAAAAACGGAGATTGCATGTTTTTTTGCCTGAAAATGAAAACATGCATCCATAGaacatagaaagagagagagaaacaaagatgCATTTCTCAGCATACAACATCCCAGCCTCATTACAAAGATGTTCTATGTATTATGCCTGTAATTGGTGAAGATCTACATTTAAAGGCAAAAGAAACCTTTCTCACCTGTCCATCCCATTCAGTAGGTCAGTCTCTGGGCCTTGGGGTAGACTCACAGCGTCCTTAAGAAGTGAGATCAGCAATGTCCCTTCAAACCAGCCATCGTTGTGATCAGACTAGAgatacaacatatatatatatatatatatatatatatatatatacacacacacacacacacacacacacacacacacagttagtgTCAGCAGCCCAAATATACTATTCAAAATAACCATGTCCTCCAAGTTATACATGTTAGTATATATAATGCATGAATAAATTAGATTAGGATTAGTTATAATTAGTTGTGGTACTCATGTAGTTAGTTGAGTGGCATTTGTTATAAATCTGTAGTTTATAAAGCAACCAACGTGCATCCTGTATGTAGCTATATgctgtacagtatgtgtgtaacAATCTAAATGGCTCACTACTCTTATCTGAGTTGCTAAACTAGGATTTCTAATTTGAAAGAATATGAGATGTCTTGTGTCCGACCTTGTTTGAATGCTCCACTtgatttttgatgttttttaggATGACACTCTCCACTCCTGCATGCTTACTGGTTCTCATGATGCATCTAGTGATGTATAAACATGGGAGTGAAAATAAGTAGGACACACTTAAATTAAAATGAGTCAGTTATGCAAAAACTaagtttataaatatatttttagaatTTTATACAACCTAAACAATTTGTGCTTGGCCTCCCCCTTGAGTTTCTCTATGAAAAGCTGGAACACCACAAGAGATTTTACTCTCTGCAAAGACAAAAGACCATTGTAATAATTAAGTCATATACCCATCTAGTGTGCTGACATGGATGACTTTattttatgataataataataagtaaagaAGCAGTCACACTTACCAAATGCTGGATAGGACACTCAATCATGATTTTAACTAAAGCCTGGAGCATAAAAATCATTTCAAAATTAGTTTTTGTTTTCTGCAGTCTTCCATAATTTACACTTCAAGAACCCTAGTTTAAGTTGTGCTATTTATCCAGTGGCAGTGTTACAGCTGGGACATGTCCTTACCTGTGAAACACTGTAGAAGACCCTCAGCTCCAGCAACTGTACAGGAAGGCTACTGTCCAGAACTCGGTCTAAGCTTTTGGCATACAAGTCCTTtatgaacaaaatgtatcatAAATCAGCCGTTGAAGATATTCATTATAATGACTCCAACTGTTCTAAGTTTCAGTAActgttctttgttgtttttgcatATTGTTGATTTAAAAGATGTGCTACAATATGTGTTACTGGAACATAGCCTCTTACCAAGCCTTTTAGTATCCATGATTCATCTTTTCTGCCAGAAAGAAAATTGTGCATAAAATTAAAGCCTTATAAACATACTGTCTTTATATAGTATAACCTTTTTATGACTGACATACCTGCTTAACAAAATATTGATGTATTCCATATTGCACTGAAGGACAAAAACAGGGCTGAAAACAAAATTAAAGAAGAAGTTAGTCCCAAAAAAGGCCTGTAGTTTATTATATATTCATCATCCTTAACTGATTGATGTCACTTCTGCTAAATGCTTAGCTAAGTTTACATGGAAAATCTTTTGTGTAGTAGGTCTGTCACGGTATACAGAAGTGACAGTGGCACAAAAATGGAACAATTCTTCTTCACACTTATGAATCTAAAAATCATAAGATTTGGTAAGGTGATATAAGACATGGCACATTTATGAAGATCTGGACCTGGTGATCGTCTTTTAACGTGCCTAAAGACTGCAGGGAAAACTTCCATGGCGATGAGCTGGACAAAGAGCAAGTAAGCCAGACAAGCCCTTGATTCAGCGGTGTGGTTGTCATCTTGTTTCGCAGTACTGGtatcttcttttcttctcaaaGGATAGTAGAACAGCAGTTTGGGCAGAGGCTGGATAGCCAGCACAATGGCCttgatttaaagcaaaagaGGTAAAATGCACATTTAATAATGCTACTTGTTGTGGACTACAGTGCTTTTGAGAAATGCATAACATTGTAGCTCACCATTATTTCTGTGGCAAAGTTCCAGAGAGGAGAGTTTTGTGTAACGTCAGCCTCCCTCTCAAGCTGAGCTTCCAGGAGAGGTTCTCTCAGACTTTCCATGCAGCTGTAAGCAAATTGCATGCAATGTTTTAATCAAAATGAGTTATTTACCAGTAGTTTGCCCTATCCAAAATAATTACTAGTagcttttttaattaaaatttattGATTTAGCAAAAGTTGTAAAACCTACAACTTGAGGAGCACAGTCCTCAGTCCTTCGTCATAACTGGTAGTCACTGGACACTTTGTATCTTGACTTTTGACTTCCTGCACAAATGGCTGCACAAAggtcagcagtgcagtgcagcagCGGCAGAGCCCATATTTGTCTTCCTGTTCCTGTTTGCGCAAATATGGTACAGGTAGCTTCGAAATCTGTTTCTGCAGAGCATCCAGGGCCAGTCCTAATGAGGGGACCTTTGAATCACCCAGCCTTGACAGCACTGTATGGGATCAAATATGAGAGACGTCAGTAGACAGCAGGGGGAGCCACATTCTGTCATTCCTGGATAGGTCTAGGAACTATGCTGTATAGATGTCAATAATGATATGTAAACTTAAGGATGGACCTTTTtgataaaaatgtatgtttattaGAAAGACATTAAACATTTGATCATACCAAAAGGGTGCTAACTTTTTCTCTTTTGGTGCTAAGAAAAGATGTTAGCATCGTAAAGGTCTGTAATGGTCAATAACTGTAGTATTTTCACAGTTCAAATGTTTTAAGACATTATGATGCCTTTGACAGGctcactgataaaaaaaaagtttaaaatgtttattgagaattaaaaacaatgttttgatGTACCTGAACCCTTGATATTATAGCTAGTTGATTTTAGCCACAGTAGGCCCCTCATTACCTGGCTGAAAATGCTGCATgagaagaatgatggtgtctgcAACAGCATCAGGATCAGCATCTTTGATTTCCTTAAGCAGGATATCTAAGAGGTCGTATGCATTGCAGATCTGAAGAAGGCAACATTTAAGTAGTTTGTGCTGCTTTCATACCACAAATCATGATAAAATAACAAGTGCATAATTTATTGGTCAGTTCTCACCTGTATCAAGTGCTTGATAACATCCTCACAATACTGAGGGTCCCTCTCCTTCCTCACAACTTCTTTAATCAGAGGTCCTAGAAGACCACTGCCCATGGATCTCACTATGTCCTGTGAAACGCATGTCAACGTATCCATCATGTTTCAGCATTTCAAATAATATTCATGCAcgtctctgtctcacacatgtCTATGTATGTTTCTATGTACATCCACAATACATCAAGAATCCTTTGGCATCCTTAAACTTCCGTATTTTTAATGGACACTGATTTCACATTTTGAAATCAGCCTCTGTTCTGTTTGATGGTCTTTTAAGCTTTGGTTTGAGACGAACACTGTGCACATGCTCCTGAGACTCTGTATGCATGAAAGAGGGGAACAGTGCAAGGAACAGGAGAGGCAAGGGCACTTAATGGAGCGCTGCTACTAAGGGATTGCAGTGGAGCGAgaaatctgactgattttccaCCAGACTTTCCCACACCCTAGGGTGAGGAGGCCAGTCTGTTTGGAATTAGAGCACAGTGATGGTTGCTAAGACAGCTACTCGAAAAGTAGCAGTGGAGAGAATGATGTCACGTAAATTAGCCTCTTAGACCTGAGTTAGACCTGTTTATCTCTTTGAGACATAAAACCTGGAAGCCAATCTATTGATATTTCTTTTGTCGTTTTTGTGTTCTCCAGTTGAGCAGTAAAATTCAAACTCAGTCGTGAAATTAAACTGTAGGTATCATTTTATTGCAGAGGATATTTGCTTTTTCATAATAACAAACTAAGATAGTAACAGGAATGAGGGCAGCACTGCTTTTAAAACACTATGAGCTTGTTTACATGTAACATGCtttttttggtgatcggatcacatttggatttcacttgtctgcatGAAAAGTCCCAAGTCGCATTGTGATTGGATTAcgatcagatcactcaaaccacattcgaaggtggtcagagacggatctcatccacatttaatacaaatgtaaacaaaatgcaTTTTCAGTCAACAGATTCCATCAGTCAAGCCGAAATGTGCCTGTCGGAAAATAGTGTTAATATGAGTCAATATTACTTTGAATCTTGgcttctcgttctctctctctctcgtgtgtGTTATTGACTTGTGTATGCTTAATCACTGGTAGATAAGAACAGACTTGTGGTTTAAAAGTCTGATAAATGATCATTTTCCGTTAGAGCTGTTACACATAGGAATGTGAGAACCATGTATTGTTCCATCTACTATTGTGTGTTGGGAACAAAGCAAAAATTATGTACACATTTTTGTACATACACGCTTTTTATGTGGGAAACAGATAAAATCAGATCTCATCATGCCATGCTGCCAGGGCAACTTAATGACAAGTGTGAACAGAATCCAATCCAGAGTCAAAGTATATCCAAAACCTATTCCAatacaaaacacatgttaaGTGTAAACAGCCTGCTATATGTAGGTACATTGTATATTCACCTGATTTTTCTCCCCTTTAATGAAGTCCAGCAGTTGTGCACTGTCACCTTGTGCAATGCAGGTACAACCAATGTTCAGAAAGAGTTCATGATCCTCTGGTTTCAGATCTTTTTCTTTGGTTGCTCTCTGAAAAATGAACACGTTTAATATTACAGTGCATTCTTTAGGATGTGTATTTCATTTTCCCATCCAGTCATATTGATTAGCTCTGTTTGTGGGAATGTGCATTACATAGTTTTTTCCAGTAATAGCAGTTAGCATATGCTAACACACTGTATGATTCAAATCTGAATGTGTTGAAGGTTGACTTTACGCATCTACTAATAAGTACAAGCAGAGTATCCTGACATTCATATATTACTACTGAGGTATTTGGTGCTATCTTGTGTTTTACTGATTTCCTGATCACTCACCCATCTATGGATTACATCATCCAGTTGATTCGCCGCCATTGCCAAGTGTCCGTCCAGGCACAACGTTTCCTCGCAGATGAATGTCTCAGTCAGGCCTGGATTTATTTAGTAGCAGTTGTTCAGGATCAGAGGGTCACTTGTGATGATAGATATACTCAAAAGGAGAGTGTAGCCCGGTTTTCTGTTGAGACTGAGGAGTATGAAAGGACACCAGCGTGGAATGATCTGACAGGAGTCCTTTGTAAACCTCTTAGTAAGCACTGTGCCTTAGTGAGCACTAATAGGATTACACAGAGCACTCTGAAATGAACTGAAGGTGGATGGGTATTTCTCGAACATTCTTAATAAGAATCACTTGTACCAGAATATTGTGGTGTTTAATGGTTTATTGTCCCTTTAAccgtatatatgtatgtaaatgtatgtattcaTCAATTACACAAACTTGTTCTTGGCTTATTTTGGCATAACTAAACTAACAGACAACACCTTTGCAATGCTGATTATACAGAGGGCTCAAACTCATAATAGTCTTCTCATACAATTTTCTCTGATGTGGAGCCAGTGGTTATTTAAACATGTCACGCCatggaaatgaaaaagaaaaagacatcTGAGATTGATTGGCTTtagagtatatgtgtgtgagtctATTGTCACAAAGCCTTAATCCAACATTTCTACAATGTATGAAACTTGATAGGGGCTGTGTTTGAGTTCCTGTTGCGTATTTGGATAGAAGACCCTGATTTCAGATGAATGGAGGAAGACCAGGTTTGAGCTGTAGGATTTAACCTGCAGCTGGTTGCATGGTTTGCTCTGTCTATTGCTGTGTGATGAAAGGCTTCTACAAAAGGCATAGTGCAAATACAGCTTATGGAGGGTTGCGTGTCTGCCTCAGATTTGCTTCTGGTTAATTGGAGACTGCTGATTCTGTGTTTTGACAGTGGCTAGTCCTGTTTATTGAGGGTAAGGAAAGAGATGGCTTTCTCACAGATGATGCTGACAGACCTATTAGGGTTGGTGGTGTCAGATGTTTCCAGTGGCTCTTGTTGTTTCCGTATTGTTTATTGGAGATCTGACAAAGATGTATCTGGAAGGAacatgtaaaacattttttgtttttgtttaaattATGTTCTTAACATTAGATTACATACAAATATTCGAAATTGTTCAAGTAAATATATGCCACTCAAATAGTGTTTTTCTGTCACTTAAACATATTTTCAAGTATTCTAAATATAAATCCTAAAACAAGTGCATTATAAAACCTGCAGAATAAAGGAAAGCCCAGAATACTGAGGTTCAATTATTGTTTCATTGCAAAATACCAGTTGTAAGGGAACTGAATTGTAACTGTTTAAAAGGCTGAATAAACTAAATGTTTGTGCATTCACATGTGTATCTCACCGGTTCTGAGAGAATCACAAGTACTATGTGTacatttttaaatcatttcatttaatttatttaatgtgcCAATGTAACATTTGAAAAAGTCaattcagcattttattttccATGTTGATGTTTGATGTAATATCTAGAATTAGAACTAGTGTCGTACTTTGACTGAAAGTACAAATTAAATAGTAAGTAAATGAAGTGTTGGAATAGTTGCTGTATACATAATGTAGTTGGATATGACTGTGAATGTTGTACCAAATGTTTG from Salminus brasiliensis chromosome 7, fSalBra1.hap2, whole genome shotgun sequence encodes:
- the glmnb gene encoding glomulin, FKBP associated protein b, translated to MAANQLDDVIHRWRATKEKDLKPEDHELFLNIGCTCIAQGDSAQLLDFIKGEKNQDIVRSMGSGLLGPLIKEVVRKERDPQYCEDVIKHLIQICNAYDLLDILLKEIKDADPDAVADTIILLMQHFQPVLSRLGDSKVPSLGLALDALQKQISKLPVPYLRKQEQEDKYGLCRCCTALLTFVQPFVQEVKSQDTKCPVTTSYDEGLRTVLLKFCMESLREPLLEAQLEREADVTQNSPLWNFATEIMAIVLAIQPLPKLLFYYPLRRKEDTSTAKQDDNHTAESRACLAYLLFVQLIAMEVFPAVFSPVFVLQCNMEYINILLSRKDESWILKGLDLYAKSLDRVLDSSLPVQLLELRVFYSVSQALVKIMIECPIQHLRVKSLVVFQLFIEKLKGEAKHKLFRCIMRTSKHAGVESVILKNIKNQVEHSNKSDHNDGWFEGTLLISLLKDAVSLPQGPETDLLNGMDRIMESLNLLRYLLIKERKNPTTIWTDLCGIAENYIKILRVCLSMSKSYYGTELKRLHEEKRIKAREFKEASGEKSMRPMVAKNETLGGMSPEAQDKVLQCALVTYDLMESLVVRIEEIIEERV